Within the Arthrobacter sp. V1I7 genome, the region TAGGTGCCGTCCCCGCGGCGGACGTCGAGCATGCCGCTGTGGGCAAGTGCCTTGATCGCCTCGCGCAGGGTGCCGCGGGAGACGCCGAGGGCCGCCATCAGCTCCGGTTCCGCCGGGATGCGCTGCTGCAGCGGCCATTCCCCCGAATGGATGAGCACTCGCAGCTTGGCGGTGATCTCCTCGACCAGCGGGGGCCGGTGCGATGCGGTGAGCGTCATCGCCGGATCCTTTCGGCAGACGGCGGGACCGCGGACGGCGGGACCGCGGACGGCGGCGGCGTGGGCCGCAGCTCCTTGGACCGGGCCGTGAGGAGATGGCCCACGGCGATCTGGCCGAGGGCCACCGCCAGCAGCAGGATCAACGGCAGCATCCAGGAACCGGTGGCGCTGTGCAGCATTCCCATGCCGAAAGGACCGAGGGTCGCCAACAGATACCCCGCGGACTGTGCCACGGTGGACAGCGCGGTGGTCTCCGCGGTGGTACGGCCGCTGCGGCTGATCATCACCATGACCAGGGGGAAGATGCCGAGCCCCAAGCCGAGCAGCACCGCCGTGAGCGGAGCCCAGTCGACCGGCAGGACCAGCATCGCCAGGACGCCGAGCGCCATGGTCACGGTGGCCAGATAGAACGCGGTCCGCAGCATCCGTGGTCGGGAGCCGATTCCGACCAGGACCATGCCGGCGGGGACGGACACGAGCTGCATCAGCCCGAACATCAGCCCGCTGCCGGAGGGAGTCATTCCCATCGTCACCAGCAGGTAAGGGAACCAGCTGAGCACCGCGTAGGCCAGGAATGCCTGCACGGTGAAGCCGAGGGTGATCAGGGCCCCGGTACGGGTGCGCAGCAGGGGCCAGGGCGCCACCCGGGCTGCCTTGACCGCGGAGGCATTGCGGTGGGCATACAGCGCAATCGGGAGAAAGCCGAGGCACGCGGACAGGGCCAGGAAGCCGATCGCCCCGAGCCCCGCGGAGGCCGATCCCAGCCCCTGCGCCACGGGGACGATCAGCACGGCGACGACCGTGGCGCCCGTGGTCATCGTCACCGTGTAGAGGGCCGTCATGAGCGACGTGCGGTCCGCGAAGTGCACCCTGATGAAGGACGGCATCGCCACGTTGCAGACGGCCAGCCCGGACATACCCACCACGGTCCCCGCCAGCAGCATCCCGGTGGACGGAACGCCGCGAAGCAACAGGCCCGCGGCCAGCATCACGAGGGAAAGCAGGATGGCCTTCTCAAGCCCGAGGCGCCGGGTGAGCCAGGACGTGGCGGCGCCGGCCACCGCGAAACACAGCGTCGGGATCGAGGGGATGACGGCGGCGGTCAGCGGCCCGTAGCCCAGGACTGCCTGCAGGTCGTGAAGCAAGGCTGCCGCCCCGGTGATTCCGGCCCGCAGGTTGAGCCCGATCAGCACGAGCGCGACGACGCCGGCCACGACCGCGCCCCGCGGCCGGCGCGATGCCGGGGACCCTCCGGTCTCGGGAAGGACGGACGTTGCTGTGTTGTTGCTAGCCATGCCTAAAGGTTAGACGTTTGATGTCTGTGCACCCTACTTTGGTGAGGTAGGCCTCAGCGTGACGTTTGTCCGTACGGGTGGCGCGCGCCGAGCCGCTGCACGGCCAGCGCCAGCCACAGCTGCACACGGTCCGGCGTCTGGGCCGGGTCATAGCCGGTCAGTTCGGTGATCTGGGCGAGCCGGTAGCGGACGGTATTCCGGTGCAGCGTGAGGTCCTCGGCGACGGCGGCTACCGAGCCGTTGTTGCCGAGGTAGCTTTCCAGGGTGTTCATCAGCTCCGCCCCGTGCGCGGCGTCGAAACTGCGGAGCGGATTCAGGGATTCGTTCGCCATATCGGCCAGCGGCACATCCTCGCTGGCCAGCAGCAGCGAGGTCAGGCTGAGCCGCTCGGGTTCGTTGACCGGCAGGCCGTGGCTGGCCGCGTCGCGGGCCTCGAAGTAGCTCCAGCGCAGGCCGTTGGGCTTTGTGTAGGCCCCGCCGATTCCGATTGTCGCGTGCAGCCCGGCCTCGGCCAGATGGTCGCTGAGGCTGCGGGCCAGCGCGCTGGCGCCGCTGCCGTCGTCGGGGATGACCGCGATCAGATCCTTTCCGACGACGGCGCTCACCGCCTTGTCCAGCGGCTGCGGCAGTGAGGTGCTTCCGAGCTGTTTGGAGTGCGCCGCCGATTCGGCGAGCAGCACCACGTTCTTGCGGGTGCTGTTGATGCCGATGCCGGCGAGCCGGCGGGTGGCCTCGCTGGGTTCAAGGGTTCCGTGGATTACATCCTCGAGGACCTGCCCGGCCAAAGCGCGCTGCGACTGCCGCTGCTTGACCATGTTGTTCAGCTCGACACTGATCAGGTTCTGGGCGTAGCCCACGATGCCGGAGTCTTCGAAGGGCTGCTTCAGCCAGAGGGTGCACGCATCGCGGCGGCCCGTGGGGATGGGGTAGGAGGCCCAGCCGTCCGCGCTGGGAGCGGGATTGCCGGCCACGCTGTTATAGAGCTGGGCGGTGAACTGGGTCAGCACAATCTCGGTGCGCAGCATCGAGCCGAGGTGCCTGAGGAGTTCGGCCAGGCCGCCGCCGGTCAGGAGGGCCCGGGCGAGGATCTGGTGCCCGGCGATGAGGCGCTCCAGCTTGCCGTAGTGGTCCGCGGACTGCGCGTCGGCCACGAGTTTACCAATCGCGATGAACGGGGTCTCGTAGGGGACCTCCACAACCGGCAGGCCCCAGCGGTTGGCCTCGGCGATCAGGGCCGGAGGCACGGCCTCGTGCGTCAACCCGATTCCGAAGCCGATTCCCACCGCGCCTGCCCTCTGGACCTGCCGGACGAAGCGACGCTGGTCCGCGGCGCTGCGCAGCCGCATACCGGTGGTGAGGACGAGTTCGCCGCCGTTGAGGAACCGCTGCGGGTCCTCCTGCTCGGTGACGGCCACCCAGAGGATGTCCCGGTGCGAGGTGGTTTCCGCGAGGCCTGCCTTGGTGAGCTTGAGGGAGGGGACCCCCAGCAGGGCGGCGAGTGAAATGGCCATGGCTTCAGGATAGCCCGGGGCTGGGCAAGCGCACTAAACTCTCGCGCCCACGGTGTGCAGGTGACTATTCCCTGCGGAACAGCCCTGGCATAGGCTCGGAGCAGTCTCATTGGGCCCTTCAGCACGAAAGAGGTTGTACACCGTGGTTCAAACCTTGCAGAACTTCATCAACGGCGAGTTCGTCACCCCCGCCGGTACCGGCACGCTGGACATCGTCAATCCCACCAACGGTGAAGTGGTGGCGACGTCCCCCATCTCCGTGGCGGCCGACGTCGACGCCGCCATGACGGCGGCGAACGATGCCTTCAAGAGCTGGAAGCACGCGACGCCGGCACACCGCCAGCTTCTGCTGCTCAAGCTCGCCGATGCCATCGAAGCCAACAGCGACGAAATCGTCGAGGCCCAGCACCGCAACACCGGACAGGTCCGCTCCCTGATCGCCGCCGAGGAGGTTGCCGCCGGCGCGGACCAGCTGCGCTTCTTCGCCGGCGCCGCCCGCCTGCTCGAAGGCAAGTCCGCCGCGGAGTACCTCGAGGGACACACCTCCTACGTGCGGCGCGAACCCATCGGCGTCGTGGCCCAGGTGGCGCCCTGGAACTATCCGTTCCTGATGGCCATCTGGAAGATCGGTCCCGCCCTGGCCGCCGGCAACACCGTGGTGCTCAAGCCCTCGGACACCACGCCCGAGTCCACCCTGGTCCTGGCCCGCCTGACCGGCGACATCTTCCCGGCCGGCGTCCTGAACGTCGTGCTCGGCACCGGCGAGACCGGCGCGATGATGGTCGAGCACAAGGTCCCCGGGCTGGTTTCCATCACCGGGTCCGTCCGGGCCGGCATCGCCGTCGCCTCCGGCGCAGCCAAGGGCCTCAAGCGCGCCCATCTGGAACTTGGCGGTAAGGCCCCGGCCATCGTTTTCAAGGACGCGGACATCAAGAAGAGCGCCGCGGCCATCGCCGAATTCGCATTCTTCAACGCCGGCCAGGACTGCACCGCGATCACCCGTGTGCTGGTCCAGGACGAAGCGCACGACGATGTCGTGGCGGCCATGGTGGAGCACACGAAGACCCTGCACACCGGCTCGCAGAACGACGAGGACAACTACTTCGGTCCGCTGAACAACGTGAATCACTTCAACGCTGTCGCCGCCGTCGTGGAGTCCCTGCCCGGGAACTGCAAAATCGAAATCGGCGGCCACCGCGCCGGGGAGAAGGGATTCTTCTTCGAACCCACCATCGTCACCGGGGCCAAGCAGAGCGACGACATCGTCCAGAAGGAAACCTTCGGACCGGTCATCACGGTGCAGAAGTTCAGCACCGAGGCGGAAGCCGTCGAGCTGGCCAACGACGTCGAATACGCCCTCGCCTCCAGCGTCTGGACCACTGACCACGGCACCGCCATGCGCGTGAGCCGCGACCTGGACTTCGGTGCGGTGTGGATCAACACGCACATCATGCTCACCGCCGAAATGCCGCACGGAGGCTTCAAGCAGTCCGGCTACGGCAAGGACCTGTCCATGTACGGCGTCGAGGACTACACCCGGATCAAGCACGTCATGTCCGCGCTCGATTCATAATCCGGATTCATGGCGCAATCGGGTAACCCGGCGCATCACCCCCCTCACGCTGAGAAAGGCTTTCCCATGACCACCACCGCACATGACATCACCTACCGTCTTGAGCAGAAACGCCGAGTCCAGGCCGATTTCCCGGGCCCCAAGTCCCTCGCCCTGACCGCCCGCCGCAAGGCCGTCGTGGCCGCCGGCGTCGCGTCCAGTGTCCCCGTCTTCGTTGCCGACGCCGACGGCGGCATCATCCACGACGTCGACGGCAACTCCTTCATCGACCTCGGCTCCGGCATCGCCGTGACGAGCGTCGGCGCTTCGGATCCGGCCGTCGTCGGAGCCGTCAAGGAGGCCGTGGAGCACTTCACCCACACCTGTTTCATGGTCACTCCGTACGAAGGCTATGTCGCCGTCGCCGAGCAGCTGAACCGTCTCACCCCCGGCGACCACGAGAAGCGCACGGTGCTCTTCAACTCCGGTGCCGAGGCCGTGGAAAACGCCGTCAAGGTGGCCCGCCTGGCCACCGGCCGGGTCGCCGTCGTCGCGTTCGACCACGCCTACCACGGCCGCACCAACCTGACCATGGCGCTGACCGCCAAGGCCATGCCGTACAAAACCAACTTCGGCCCGTTCGCGCCCGAGGTCTACCGGATGCCGATGAGCTACCCGTACCGCGAGGAAAACCCGGAGATCACCGGTGCCGAGGCCGCCAAGCGCGCCATCACCATGATCGAGAAGCAGATCGGCGGCGAGCAGGTTGCCGCGATCATCATCGAGCCCATCCAGGGCGAGGGCGGCTTCATTGTCCCCGCCGAGGGTTTCCTCCCCGCGCTGGCGGCCTGGGCCAAGGACAAGGGCATCGTCTTCATCGCCGATGAGGTCCAGTCCGGCTTCTGCCGCACGGGCGAATGGTTCGCCGTGAACCACGAAGGTGTGGTCCCGGACATCATCACGATGGCCAAGGGCATCGCCGGCGGCATGCCGCTGTCCGCGATCACCGGCCGGGCAGACCTGCTCGACGCCGTCCACCCGGGCGGCCTCGGCGGCACCTACGGCGGCAACCCGGTAGCGTGCGCCGCGGCGCTGGCCTCGATCGGCTCGATGGAGCAGTACGACCTCAACGGCCGCGCCCGGCACATCGAGGAGCTCGCCCTCGGCAGGATGCGGGACCTCGCAGCTGAGCTTTCTGAGCGTTCCGGGCGTTCCGTGATCGGGGACGTCCGCGGCCGCGGCGCCATGCTCGCGATCGAACTGGTCCAGGCCGGGTCCAAGGAACCGAACCCG harbors:
- a CDS encoding MFS transporter, with the protein product MASNNTATSVLPETGGSPASRRPRGAVVAGVVALVLIGLNLRAGITGAAALLHDLQAVLGYGPLTAAVIPSIPTLCFAVAGAATSWLTRRLGLEKAILLSLVMLAAGLLLRGVPSTGMLLAGTVVGMSGLAVCNVAMPSFIRVHFADRTSLMTALYTVTMTTGATVVAVLIVPVAQGLGSASAGLGAIGFLALSACLGFLPIALYAHRNASAVKAARVAPWPLLRTRTGALITLGFTVQAFLAYAVLSWFPYLLVTMGMTPSGSGLMFGLMQLVSVPAGMVLVGIGSRPRMLRTAFYLATVTMALGVLAMLVLPVDWAPLTAVLLGLGLGIFPLVMVMISRSGRTTAETTALSTVAQSAGYLLATLGPFGMGMLHSATGSWMLPLILLLAVALGQIAVGHLLTARSKELRPTPPPSAVPPSAVPPSAERIRR
- a CDS encoding PucR family transcriptional regulator; its protein translation is MAISLAALLGVPSLKLTKAGLAETTSHRDILWVAVTEQEDPQRFLNGGELVLTTGMRLRSAADQRRFVRQVQRAGAVGIGFGIGLTHEAVPPALIAEANRWGLPVVEVPYETPFIAIGKLVADAQSADHYGKLERLIAGHQILARALLTGGGLAELLRHLGSMLRTEIVLTQFTAQLYNSVAGNPAPSADGWASYPIPTGRRDACTLWLKQPFEDSGIVGYAQNLISVELNNMVKQRQSQRALAGQVLEDVIHGTLEPSEATRRLAGIGINSTRKNVVLLAESAAHSKQLGSTSLPQPLDKAVSAVVGKDLIAVIPDDGSGASALARSLSDHLAEAGLHATIGIGGAYTKPNGLRWSYFEARDAASHGLPVNEPERLSLTSLLLASEDVPLADMANESLNPLRSFDAAHGAELMNTLESYLGNNGSVAAVAEDLTLHRNTVRYRLAQITELTGYDPAQTPDRVQLWLALAVQRLGARHPYGQTSR
- a CDS encoding gamma-aminobutyraldehyde dehydrogenase, whose amino-acid sequence is MVQTLQNFINGEFVTPAGTGTLDIVNPTNGEVVATSPISVAADVDAAMTAANDAFKSWKHATPAHRQLLLLKLADAIEANSDEIVEAQHRNTGQVRSLIAAEEVAAGADQLRFFAGAARLLEGKSAAEYLEGHTSYVRREPIGVVAQVAPWNYPFLMAIWKIGPALAAGNTVVLKPSDTTPESTLVLARLTGDIFPAGVLNVVLGTGETGAMMVEHKVPGLVSITGSVRAGIAVASGAAKGLKRAHLELGGKAPAIVFKDADIKKSAAAIAEFAFFNAGQDCTAITRVLVQDEAHDDVVAAMVEHTKTLHTGSQNDEDNYFGPLNNVNHFNAVAAVVESLPGNCKIEIGGHRAGEKGFFFEPTIVTGAKQSDDIVQKETFGPVITVQKFSTEAEAVELANDVEYALASSVWTTDHGTAMRVSRDLDFGAVWINTHIMLTAEMPHGGFKQSGYGKDLSMYGVEDYTRIKHVMSALDS
- the gabT gene encoding 4-aminobutyrate--2-oxoglutarate transaminase, with the translated sequence MTTTAHDITYRLEQKRRVQADFPGPKSLALTARRKAVVAAGVASSVPVFVADADGGIIHDVDGNSFIDLGSGIAVTSVGASDPAVVGAVKEAVEHFTHTCFMVTPYEGYVAVAEQLNRLTPGDHEKRTVLFNSGAEAVENAVKVARLATGRVAVVAFDHAYHGRTNLTMALTAKAMPYKTNFGPFAPEVYRMPMSYPYREENPEITGAEAAKRAITMIEKQIGGEQVAAIIIEPIQGEGGFIVPAEGFLPALAAWAKDKGIVFIADEVQSGFCRTGEWFAVNHEGVVPDIITMAKGIAGGMPLSAITGRADLLDAVHPGGLGGTYGGNPVACAAALASIGSMEQYDLNGRARHIEELALGRMRDLAAELSERSGRSVIGDVRGRGAMLAIELVQAGSKEPNPELTKAVAAHCLKEGVIILTCGTYGNVIRLLPPLVISDELLLDGLEVLAAAIKANA